In Alnus glutinosa chromosome 7, dhAlnGlut1.1, whole genome shotgun sequence, the sequence aaaatttaaacctCATAGAAcgatttgataaaaagtaataCGGACCTTCTACAACATTTTTCCCTTGACTTTACCTTAGCCTTTTGAACTGTGGAGGTGTGTATCATTGGGACTTAATTAAAGGCTGTGGATCTGATGAACACCAAAACAATTAAACTATGAATGCCATGATCATATATAGAAAGTGCTTAAGATGAGCCCTTCCTCCATCCAATTCCCCTCTTTTTGTTGGTTGAATCCCATTGAATTGCCGGCGTTCTTCAGTATAGTTGAAATTTTCTAAGAAAAAGATTTTAGGCTTGAGCTACTCACCAGATATCCCCTTAGTTTCCTTCAATCAGGCCATTTTGTCAGCTATTCTTGTAATTGCTGAATATGTGCCAACGCAAACACAGACCACACCCACACTCATAATCAATATGGAATTTGCAATCTGAAATAGATTCAAGAACTGGTTTAGAACATGCCTTCTCATAAATCAAGATGTAGAAGAATTAATACTCGAACTGATACAGAATTCTTAATTACCTGCAACTTCGTTAATCTACCATTGAGTAAGCGAAGATAACATGCGCATGGAAAGATGAGAGCCTGCCATGAAACATCAGATGGAGAATTCCTTCAAAGTTCCTCATATATCTATAGCTTTGATGAATTAAGATTGAGGTGTATGTATATATGAAGAGGGAACTCACAATTAACATTGCAAACAAAGATCCTATTAATGCCATCACAAAAGCTGCAGTCCAATTGACAGAAAACTGCTTAGCAGACAAGAGAACGCTTGGAAACCAATGTCCAGAAGCAGTGAAAGAGATGCTCACCAAAGAATGGAAAAGTTAGGGCCACAACCAAAGTTGAAAATACTAAAATTGTTCTGATGAGAACCACTACACTGTAAGATCTAAGCTGAGCTGAAGGCAAGAGCTCCTCTAAACTCAATGCGATGGGTGCAATTGTCAAGGCATACTTTGTCAGCGGGTTCACAACCTATAAAACCCATTGATCACTTTATTCTACTATACATacagagtaatgttatttagtagactgtcaTTCAACCGGGATGACATAACAATGAAAATCAGCATTTACATAAACAAGGGCTTCACAGTCGTATAGTAGTCTACAAGATAACATTTCTCATGCAAAAATTATAAACTAAGAGAAGTAATTTGAGTTCCTATCATACCATGGTCCAGATTGCGATATTAGAAGCAACAAATTCTCTGGGCATGTTTAAGCTGAACTGAGACTTGACTGAGTCACCAAACATTAGAAAGCCGCATATTGCTACCCCAGTGTAGATAAAAAAGCAGAAGGCAAAGCTGTGGCAGGGGAAAAAATAATGGAACTTCATAAGGTTTCTGGATAAATCCAGCAAGAAAGGTGAATTCAGGAAACATTGTGGATAATTtctaactaaaactaaaacaatttTGGTCACCTGGCTATTAAAACTGATGGAAATTGAGATGGTTCTTTCATGGAAGTATAGATATTTGGAAAAACTGAATGGCCAGAGTAGCTGAAACCAAAAATACCAATTGTGACAGAAAGGTTTGTAAGGTCTAAAGCTGTTCCACTTGGATGGAATCCAACTTGGTCCACCACCCCAACCCACAATAGGCAAAGTGCCACCAGGATTGATGCAACTACTCCTCCACCTGAACACAGAGCTTTTAAGATCAGCAGCTATATAGGCAGATGTGCATTCAAAAATGGAGATGAGACTgcaagaaggaaaagaaacctGAAAGGTATGAGAGCAAACTCAGATTTCGAAGCCAAACTGTAGGAAGAACAATAAGCGTAGCTAAGATGGAAAAAGTTTGATGAGAACCAAGACAGATTCCAGCAAAACTGAGACGGGTGTTTGGGAACAATGATGCCAGGTTATCGCTCATCATAATAATGTACTCCACACAAGAAGCCTACATACCAGAGGTATTCACCTTTCAGAGCATAATGAAAAGCATGTTACCAAAAAAGGTAAGAGAACTGTGAATTACATACAAGGAAGAATTTTTTGCACTTACATATAGTTCTACATACAAAATTATCTGCATTGGACAAGAACCCAAGTGTCAGTTTGGCTGTCTAACAACAGAGGTTTCTGCTTCTAGGTGCAAACTCAATAGCAGACAtgctatatgcatatataaCAACATTGGTTATATGTTTATTGTAGACAAGCATGCTTGTGAAAAACTTGGACATTTTATATTGGTATTGTACTTACAGCTATCCCTAAGCGACCAGCCAAGCCAAAAGCAGCCTGCCCAATATCCGGGTAAGTTTGGAGTCCAGGAGAACTTTCCAAGCATTGCTTCAATAAAACTCCAGTATAGCAAGAAAGGATACCGAAGGTCATGAGTATGATGAGGCTCAACCATCCTCCTTCTTTGATTGCATATGGAGTTGTCAGGAGTCCTATGCCACATAGAACATTGATTCCTGCTTAAAAGGAAATGAGGATCTTAATTTTTAGAGGAAACTACAGAGATAGCACTCTGGAACCAAAGGGATTAGCCTCATTTGACGAGTACATCGATCAAGAAgaggtgaagaaaaaaaaaatgcaaaagataACGAAGTTTGAAAAGATTTGATGTAGATGAGGAGCCTTGAGCTAGGAGTGATGAATAGGAACAGGTTTTTACCATTAATGACTGCTTGAGCGAATGAACACTGCTCCTGCGGTGGTGGGAATTCACTGATAGAAAATTTGGAGTAGGAAGATGCAGATGACTTCACAGGTAGTGTATGGGTAGGCACTTCTTCTTTGTCTAAACTTGTTTCAGAAATAAGAGGTTTACTCAGCGAAGAGTCAAGCTCAGATGATTGTGGCCTCTTGTATGCTGTAGAAAAGACGCTGCTTATTCCTGTCAAGCTATTCCCTCTTAGAAAGTTAATGAAGGGAGGGGTCACGCTTGTAAACATGTCCATTGACTGCCTGTACATATTCCacgaaataagaagaaaaatttagattacTATCTGCTTAGTCTGtcttttatgtttcttttaGGCACAACATAATTCACCCCATATATATCATTGTCAGTCTGTTTCTAAATATTCATTTATACGATTAATTTGTCCTTTTAACTTGTAGGGTTTTAGCAGATCGGTGAATGCAGAACAGTTTTTGTTGAACTCCCCGCAAAAGAAGAATGTGTTCATCAAGAACTCATATACGAGTCTATTTCATTTCACATCAGTAAATTATCTTTCCAGCTTCAGTTCTTTTGAAATTTTGCCTCCAAATGAAATAGATGAATAAGATAGAAAATGCAGATATCTATAGTACGTACCTGTAGCTCTGAGGCCATGAGGGGTTGTTAAGGTCCATGTTGTTATCAGATGGGCTTCGTGAAGAAACTGTGACCTCGGATTCAGTATCGTCTTCATGCCACCAGATCGTTTCCGCCTCGTTTTCTTCATCGTCGGTTTGGAATTCGTCCCCACGGTCCGGTCCCAAATCCTCGTTCAGTTTCATTTCACTCTCTCCACGTGGATTCAAATATTACGTACGTACAAACATGATCGAGTTGAACATTAATTTCTATTTCTCTAGAGCCTGTTTTGAACTTCAAATTAAACCAGTCACCTTAAACGTTAAACAGGGAAGACAAATACGGTTACGAGAAGtagtaaaacaaaaacaagaaaaccagAAACTTGTTATTGCAAAAcagaaagcaaaacaaaaggaatgATTCTAGTTTTGCTTGGTTTGGTTTCAACTGCCTAAAAACTGACCAAGAAACCGAGCTAATCGGAGAATGCACTTATTAGTAGATTTCTTACGATGCCTATGATTCAGATGGCTATGATCTTGTGTAATCATACACGTGTCAACACAATTTACGGTCTTTTGAGTTGACGACCAAATGTTAATAGCAGCCATGCAAGGGAAAAATACCACATGATCCGAAGTTAGAGctgttttgttagttttgtctTTAGTATTATGATTTGTACTTCGGTTAATTGCTATAAaaggttctttagtttttgttcttttgctcCTGGCTGGTGATATTTTATGCAAACAAAGTCCATGTATGTAGCGCCTCTTAATGATACATACAACACATCCATTTTACTCGGCTGATGTAACAGTGTTCATCagtctttgattttttatttatttttttctttctttaacgAGAGTTGATTCAAGAGCTGATAGGCATTGACACATCAACCTAGTGGGATAGGAGTGTAGtacgtagcattactcttaattttttacaagagaaatgctatgtacatcctcattctcatCTCACTGGATCAATCTTtgttaaatttcatttttataaaaaaaatataccagGGCTAATGAACACTACTACCACATCAATTCAGTGAAATTGGGTGAAATGAGGTGAAATGAgaatgaaatatataatattactctttttatGAAAAGACTATATAAGACCATGTAGAgcctcttgattttctttttatttttttatttatcaataggcATTTCATTGACAACAGAACAAAAACACCAAACACGAGCAGGAACTGCTGACCAACAAGATACTACAAACAGTATCAAGAACCAACTAACAAGAAGCCTTAAAAAAACACCCAAACTAAACAACACAGCAACAAAgctacaaaacaaacaaaaacatcaaACTACCCCAGTCTGCAGAACTCAGGAAAACCACCACACACAGCAATAAAAGCAACATCAGCACCACCTCTACATTGATACCCCAATTACGACAGATTGCCACATTCTCAGAACACTTTTTAAACCTGCCTTTCCCTACCACTCTTGTTCTAACTTCCCAAAATAGTCTCTGCAAAATCTGCTCTTCTGTTTTAGGATGACTTCCATGCTTTATTTCATTTCGATTCGGACAGAGATTATAAGCTGTGGAGCTTAAAAGCAGTCTACATGTATTGGCATACAGAGACTTCTTGGTCCACTCTCTCAAACCATGCATCCTGCACCACCTCATCCCAATCCCAATAAACTGGGGGATAATCTACAGTACGTCTTCTCATGCCTTCTTGCCATATTCTCCCACTGTAACTGCACTTGAAAAACAAATGCTCTTTACTTTCAACTCCATTACGACAAAACACACAACAAATTTCTCCCTTATAATCCCATTTCACCAATCTATCTCCCGCAGTTAAGGCATCTTGAAATACCAACCACAAGACAAAAGCTTGCCTTGGGATAGCTAAAGAAAACCACACAATCTACCACCAGGCCAATCAACAACTGGATTTTTCCTTCTATTCCCCTCCCAAGTTTCAGAGCTTgtatgcattttctttttagataACAATCAGATTGGCTTATCACAGGCACCTACATTTACCTCCATAAGCCTCCCATGAGTTTCTACTAAGCCATCTTCATTATATCTGCCAACTCGGGATGTATGCCATTGGGTTTTTGTCATTTCAATGCGTTCACAATTGGGCTTTATCCTTATGGTCGCATAGCCAGTGCACCCCCAGAATTCAAAGAATACAGTTTTAAGAATAttaacagaaataaaaataacaaacgaGGACGGAGAAAATTACACTAACATGCTTAAAATCCAGCAAAATACACCGTGGAAATTACACTTGCACaacagaaaatatataaaacttcgTGGAGATCACTATAGGAGATATTGATGTAACAGTTTTAGGAGGGACCTCATAGCTTAACAGTGAAAGTATGACTAAAATTACAGAGCCAAAACAAGGGTACAGGTGTCATCTATTTGTCAATTTGGTTGAGCTTGCCAAGGCCATTGCAACGAGCACATACGATCTGAGCCTGGTCCTTCCGTGCCGCATTTGCCCTCAAGGTCGCCCCTGCTTTCCGGACGAAACCCGCTCCATCACATTCAGGACACCTGTGATAAGCATATAGACAACACacaatgaaaatgaaataatgaaCAAATCACTCCAATCCCATACAGAGCATAAAAGACATGAGATAGGATGAGAGTTAGCAGGGCCTGGCTGGGTCAATTTTGTTCGTTGTTTCATTATTTGGCCAAATCTATAGGCTTCCTCATATGTTCATCTCCCTGACAAAGATGAACTAACACACATCTTAGAGCTTAACTCAAAAACATTTTACCTTTTGGCCTGTTTTATGCAATAAGCATGAGTAAGATCAATATCAAGAAACCAGCATCATAACCCagaagggaaaaaggaaaaggcaaaaaaacaaaaaagcaatcTCAGCTAGAGGGAGGTATATCCGTGTATATACTTACAAGTCCTTGCGGGAAAATAGGATAGGGAAGGCAGTCCCAAGGAGGGCCACCGCAGCAGCACCGGCAATCAGGTAGTTGGTGCCATCAGGGGACACATCTCCAACAGCCGCAACCACAGTTGAAGATCTCCTTCTCTTGTTTATCTCAATCCTGTTCCACGATATGGCTGTTAAACCGCTTATCGACTGTGGAGCACGAAAGCCAGGAGGTGAATGGCTGTCTGCAAATGTCCATTGTCTCTGTGCATTTGTGGGAAATATGGCCTGAAGAGGAGCTATTGATACCATCTTGTTAACTTCTGGTTATTTTTTGCGCAGTTGAATAGGCTGGAGAGATGGGGAGTGACCGGGAATGGAGTTGTTGGATGTTAAAATGACACGCTGCAAGCTTTTTTTATTTGCAGGGTTTTGACATGCTAGTACTTGGATAAGGCCACGTCAGAAGCAAAGATTCCTGTGATTTTTTTGGATAAGGATGGTCCCAACTCCATCTACCGTGCCAAGATAGGCATATGTTATaggaaaatgctagaattacAGTAAAGTGCACTACAAGTGTGTAACTTCCAGGTATATTAATGTGTGGTCCCATTTCAACGTGTTTTAAAGTTGTGCACTTGTAATTCATGTATCACTACCATAGAGAATTACGTAGTTTCACACAGAAGGGAGAAATTGAACATGTGATCTATTAAACTCGGAAGAAATGAGATGACAAAAGGAGAAGTCCACCAAGATTCCTGGCATCTGAGAAAAATTGAGTTGCCAAGGAAGCTTTCCTTTCATATGATTGTCATGCAAGGGACAAAAGACGCTATAAGATGAAGAGCTCACAAAATTCTAGTGTAAGCGCAAGTATGATGTGATCTGATCTCTCAAAATCATTTAACtacctctttcttttcttcttttttgccataactattgaaaagaaaaagatgaacatCAGTAGTTTCAATAAGGAAGCGGTAAAAGTAAGATTTAGCCTTAAATTTCTCTTCACAAAAAAAGGATGAGAGCAAACTGAGCTGTGGTAATTCATCCCCAGAATATTTTTGTGACACCCTTTTCTTCTTACAGTTCCACAGCTTATTTTTAGCTGCAGAGAAACTTCAAAGCAAATCAGGATTGACAATTATATCTTGACTAGAGCCGTGATATCTGCTGCAATATTTGACCACTTATATACATGTATTGAATCTGAAGCCTTCAATGCCCCAAATAggtaaagaaaacaaataagtGAAGTGACATCCTAGTACAAGTTCGACATTACCTAGTACAAAGTCTTTTGAACTCATGATTTGAAACATTGCCTCTTGCTCAACTTGTCATTTTACAACATTTGCAACATTCAAAGTAGGTGTGCATGCACGCATGTATTAGTGGGTAGACGGTTTGATCATTCTTTAAAAGAGAAGGGGTATTCAGATATGTATTGTTAGGCAAGCATACCACTTGATTACCCAGAAATCTGGAACCTCATAAATCATAACTGAAGACCCACTCTCAttgcataacttttttttttataggagtaatgattcactactatataaagatacaacttttcaccactttaCCACATTGACAAGGTAGTCtcctattattttttaagttttattattttttaaaaataaattaaggtgaatGACCACTTTGCAAATGTGACAAGGTAGTGAAAAATTATACCTATGAATGGTGTTGAATTATTActcttttgataggtaaacccACTCTTACTGCATAACTATCTTCTCCTCCTATCATACATCCTCAAACtaaaattttaccaaataaaaagttttttaatttattattattattttatttttacacttAGATGTACTTTTTTTTACAATAAGAACCAAACAAATTACTAATGTTCTCTTTCCAAGCACGGATACTGGAATATTTACAGGACAGCATCAGATAGTgacaacaaaaatagaaaacatgaaATCTGGAACCAAATAATCATCTGAATCCCAAAGTTGGCCCGCTCCTTCAGCATTGCCTGTGCACACTATTATATACAACTCATTTCACTGAAGACGAAAACTGACAATTCTGGTGCAATTCACAGATTCTCAGGTTGCAGCTTTATTTTCCTCGGTAAGAGACTTTTCAATCAGAAGATACGACGTGattattttcattcaatatGATAAAGTGTGTTATACTCTTATCCAGCAGAAGAGAGATTTCTGCCAAAGTAATAGGCTGGATTACATTCTTTCACCGATCTATATTTATTTAACCCTCATCTTATTGTAGAACTTCAACAATGCTAGTAACATAATATAATCTAAATTTAAAGTTCTGCTCAAATAAATGACCAGACTGAATAgcattgaaaaaagaagaagaaaagagctgAACACTATCCAATCTATGATTTGTTGCAAGAACATGGAATGACCTACATGCAATAAATGATGCCATTTTTCTTGGAAAGGATACccataatttcaattaaaaaaaaaaaaagcattaatgGTGTAATATCTCACCCCGAGTTCTCCTTACCAATACACTAAGCAAAT encodes:
- the LOC133874352 gene encoding amino acid transporter AVT1D, giving the protein MKLNEDLGPDRGDEFQTDDEENEAETIWWHEDDTESEVTVSSRSPSDNNMDLNNPSWPQSYRQSMDMFTSVTPPFINFLRGNSLTGISSVFSTAYKRPQSSELDSSLSKPLISETSLDKEEVPTHTLPVKSSASSYSKFSISEFPPPQEQCSFAQAVINGINVLCGIGLLTTPYAIKEGGWLSLIILMTFGILSCYTGVLLKQCLESSPGLQTYPDIGQAAFGLAGRLGIAIILYVELYASCVEYIIMMSDNLASLFPNTRLSFAGICLGSHQTFSILATLIVLPTVWLRNLSLLSYLSGGGVVASILVALCLLWVGVVDQVGFHPSGTALDLTNLSVTIGIFGFSYSGHSVFPNIYTSMKEPSQFPSVLIASFAFCFFIYTGVAICGFLMFGDSVKSQFSLNMPREFVASNIAIWTMVVNPLTKYALTIAPIALSLEELLPSAQLRSYSVVVLIRTILVFSTLVVALTFPFFAFVMALIGSLFAMLIALIFPCACYLRLLNGRLTKLQIANSILIMSVGVVCVCVGTYSAITRIADKMA
- the LOC133874287 gene encoding uncharacterized protein LOC133874287, with protein sequence MVSIAPLQAIFPTNAQRQWTFADSHSPPGFRAPQSISGLTAISWNRIEINKRRRSSTVVAAVGDVSPDGTNYLIAGAAAVALLGTAFPILFSRKDLCPECDGAGFVRKAGATLRANAARKDQAQIVCARCNGLGKLNQIDK